The genome window CAGCAGGACCCTCTCCGGCGGCATCATCACAATCGTCTCCTCCATCGTCATGTTCCTTCTCTTCATCTCCGAACTCCGTATGTTGGATTCCCTTTGCCCTTCCGTTCGTTCCTTTGTTAGGTTCTGTGTGTGCTCGGTGAATTCTGAATGGATTTCTTAATTTGATCGATTTGGATTCTTTCTTggttccagctacggtttcaccTATTCTTGGCCTCAGATCCTTTGTTTTCAGTTTCTTGGTAACGTCCGAAGAATTAGGTCGGATCATTTGGTTCTTGTTATGCTTGATAGATGATAAATTGTAGGGCAATTGGTTCCTTGTACATTAGTAGTTCGTGTTCGCTTCCGATTAGGGTTGAATTACGACTTACTATCGTTTTGACTTTGAAATTTCCGACCACCGGAGGGGACATTATCCATTAGAATCTTTGTTCTTTCATCCATCTAATCTCCtatcaaagaaagaaagatttgTACGGCTAGATTATCTATATGGTTTATTGCAAATTCACTTGTAGGAGTTATCCATCTCTATAAACATGATGACTTTAAACCTCATGCACGATTGTATATGTCGATGGGGCTGcaaattattctttttatttaGTACCTTGCATTGGGCCGGGCATTTTTTTTTAAACGAGAAATAGTCTCTCTGACCACGTATTGGACAAATGCAATCTTATATGTTGgggaaaatagaaaaagaaagacaAATGTCAAAATCGCGGACAACAAGAATCAGATTTAGTACACTGCAAAATCTTCCTTAGTTCAATATGTATTTATAAAGTTTTTTATAGGTCCATAGCCAGTTGTCCccagttttgattttttttttctttttctcttttctcatCAACTTGTAAGATTGCATTTGTTGTGTATTGCAAATGAAGAATCGTTTCTTATACTTTATACGTTGGAACTTTGCACTTTCTTACTTTCAAAATGCACTAATTATAGcttgttttctcttttcttttgtaattgcAGGATTGTACCTTCATGCTGTTACAGAAACAAAGCTTGTCGTTGATACGTCTAGAGGGGAATCACTTCGGAtcaatgtaatatatatattgCTTCAACTCTTAGCAATACATGAACTACATCATTTATTGTTGAACATTGTCCTTTTTTTGGTCTGCATTTGCCATTACATCATGTATGCCCTTTAAAATTATAAAGGCTTCTTGTGTATCtaattatatatgaattttatcAGTTTTTCGACTTATTGTCACAAATTTTTTGTTTATGATAAGTGCAGTTTGATGTTACTTTTCCTGCCCTTTCATGTTCTATGCTCAGTCTTGATGCCATGGATATAAGTGGAGAAGAGCACCTTGATGTAGTATGTATTACCACTAGACttgcttttattatatttatacctATCTATATTGGTTTCAAAATTATAATTGCTATTGGGCTTCTCATTGCTGATTTTTTGGTAACAAGAATTTTTTTGGATGTCCTTTTAAACAGAGACACGACATAATTAAGAAGAGGCTAGATTCTCATGGAAACGTTATTGAAACTAGACAAGATGGAATTGGTTCACCTAAGGTCAGTATTCTTTTCTTAAGTTGTTAAATATTTCTTTGTTATTTAGTTTCTAGTAAAAGCTATTTCACAGTGAGCATAAACAATTGTTTTAGACAATATGATAAACAAGATCTGTGTTGTGTTTAAGGCCATAATAGTTTACATTTTCGGTGATGTCAATTCGTAAAATAGTCTGGCCTATGCAAATTCTTCATTATGGTTTCCAGATTCTATTGGCCAGATTCTTCATTGTGTATGTTGATTGTCGTTTCCTGTTAATGAATGAGGATAAGCATGCTTAAACTTTCAAGTGTTAATGTGGAGCAAATCTTTAAAATATCAGGGTGCAAACTGTAGGATAAATTTGACTAACTGAACCACTATTATAGAAACAaaattgaagttcaagttcatggtCAAAGTCGGTGTTTATTAGTCCCAAGATGCCAATAGGATGATACGTGAATTTGACTGCTGAACCAACTGATAGGATTCAAAATGAGCACCTATAAAATGTTTTGTTTGGGTTCATGTAGTTTCATAGTGATGATATACCTCTAGCAGATTGCTAGTCAATCTACTTTGTTAGCTTAAGCACTAAATATCCTGAGAAAGATTatttctcaaattgtctttgaccgATAACTGGTTTCTATTGCCTGTATTTATTATAAGTTGCCATGGATGACTTCTTCTCATTTTAGAATTTAGAGTAAATTGAAAGCAAATCAAATTTGTTTTGAGCATGTTGCCATGATGCATCACATATTTACTTTCCCTGCTATAAGGTGGTATAATATGAGTTGGTATGCATGAAATGCATTGCCATCATTTGTTACAGATTGAAAAGCCTTTACAAAGACATGGTGGGAGACTTGAACATAATGAGACATATTGTGGTTCTTGCTATGGTGCAGAAGCGGTATGTTTGCTCTTTCTAAGCCTTTGTGACTATACTGAAACGTCTTTGGTCCTTTATGTTTCGCAACTATATTTTCTgctacaaaattttcttttcttttgatagaTTCACAGAAAGTAATTGCCGCTATTCAGCTTTTTTAGTTGTAGAACAAGTAACTAGATGTTTTTAATACTTGATGAACAATTTTTTGCACATCCATAACCCTCGATCCTACCCAAGGCAGGGCTTACAGGTCCAGTAAAATAAAACATCCAATGAACCTTAAGTAGAAGACAAGTACCTTTAAGTACCTTTTGAATTTAAGTAGAAGAAAATTATGCTAGTGGCTTTAGATGCAATGTAAATGTCTTTGTAGTCCTTAATCAACTAGTTAATCTAGATTTAGTCATCCAATGAGGCAAGCTCTAGTTGGTACATGTGAAGAAGGCCAAATTTCCTATTCTGTTTTATGGACTACCTAATGATATTTATCATAACCTTGAAAGAGACAACAATTGCTTTTTTGGTATTTATCATAGTTCGTCTCTTTTGAAGATGTGGAAAGAAAAGATTGTATATGACCAAAATTCATACATTCACTGCAGAAATCAGCATTGATGAATGGTTTGGTACCTCGTCACTGGGCATAATTAAAAATCAAGCAAATGATGGTCCTTCGCATTTTCCAGAAAATGTTCTTAGGGCCTTATAGAAGCTGTAACACCAGAATATTATGCATAATGTGCTAGGAGATCTGGTAGATCTAGAATATTTACATGCTGCTGCAAAAAAGTGAAAAAGATGGGAGGGTTGAAACAAGCACAAGAGTCTCTGTAATTAGTTCTTTTTTAGGCTTAAAAGTAAATGTTGAGTCACCATTATATAATAAGATGACGGTTATATAACAGCTTCAGTAACTGAATTGTGGTGATTACTTCACAGTGATTTCTTGTTGCACTTCCTGCAGAATAAATCTATGACAATACAAGAAAActaatgttcaagataacaatatGTGCGCCCTTTTTAAAATAGTTTTACTCTGCTTTGACGACAAGGCTTTTTTGCTTCAAGAAAATTTCTGTATATATAGTTTATTTAGCTGTTGGGACAGTTTGTCTAGGTGTATGTGTTACTTTTAGTTTATAGAAACTAAGAACAGGTTGTTGTTCCTTTGCCTTTGTTTGAAATGTTGGAGTTTCTCTATTAAGTTTGTATCTGGCCTAACATCATTGATagttatatttttatatgttttgCTTCAAGAGATTAATTGAAGATGTAATCATCCATGGTACAGTAACATATATGAGTCATAACTATCCAAAAAATTTGAACTAAAGGTTGAAAGTGTTAGTAGCAACTCTGTTGATTTTGTTTTATTAGTATGGAGAAAAACTGATACTGTTATAATCAGATTATCTCTCTTCAATATATTACTCTACATGCTTAATCTAGCAAGTAACCAATTTTTTATTATACATTAACTTATTTTACAAAATTCATTACATTTTACTTATTTTACAAATTCTACCTCAATTTTAACTTATTATGCATAGTATTTTTGAAATGCAATTGTATAAGGCATTCACAAATGATTGATAAATTTACATCTTCATGTTTCATAGTCTGATGAGGATTGTTGCAACTCATGTGAAGAAGTTCGAGAAGCCTATAGAAAGAAAGGTTGGGGGCTGTCAAACCCTGATTTGGTTGACCAGGTACATATGAATGTgttcttggatattttgatttattgactttgattttgagaaattttatatctcAAGTTCTTAGTTGCTATAAGAATTCTTCAGTTTATGGCAAGCTGAGTTTACTGTGGGAAATGATATAATATATTCTCAGTTTTCTTTCTAAGTTAACTGCATTCGCCACTCTTAAGTTTTTAATCCTTTGTTATGATGTTCCACTCAACCTTTTACTGACTACAGTGTACTCAAACTGTTAATTCTGTTCACTTGAGTTGTTGTTTTTTGGTGGCAAGTTGTTTTTAACATCCAGTTGCACACAGAGTTCCTTAAGTTAGACATTCCTAAACCTATCTTACTGCAGGGTAAAGAAATACTGATGTTACTAACTGAATGTAGCTAGCAAGACACAAAGATTTCACTGGGAAAACTAAACGACTGACTGATATGATGTGTAAAGCTTCTTAAGAATAATTCGATAAGGAACACTGGTTTTGGTTGCAAAACCCATCTTCTAAACAACAAAAATTTTGAAGGCAGTTCTCTTTGATGACTTTGCCTTGATTCTATATTTTGGTCTCTTTAAAAGTTGAGAAGGTAACTATTTCTTGTTTGACAGGAGGCAATAGATATTTAGATTTTATCGGTATCAGTAATATTACCTCAGTATTGTGGACCAAGTAGTAGCAGGACTGCTCCCTTCTGCTGATAGGCATGAACTGGTTCATCTTTCTATTCATAAATATCTACTCAAGTTGTCTTTGCAACATGTTATGGAAGCTTAAATTACCAACCGATTGATACGACCAAATGATATTATTAGGATTAGGACTCACTGTGTAGGTTTGCAAGAGATAATGAACCATGGAATGAAATGAGGAAAATGTTTGGCAAGAATCAAGATAGAGTTTGGAGAAGATGCACAACAACAACAATTACACAATAAGGTCATAAAGTTCCTACTATTTGGGTTGGctatatggattttttttctgctattgagcTCTTGAGCTATGAAAAAATTATATCTTTAGATAAATTAAGAGTATTTGAATATTTAattatagtttttaataaaatatttttacgtCTCTCTTTATGTCTCCTTGTCCTACTAATCAGGGTTCGTCATTTCGGATACTAGACTTATCTTGGAGATTTGTCGGTATGGTACATACCGATTTGTACTGGTGTATCAACACATGGTACACTGGAGCATATCGATGGGGACTTTGGCGAGCCATGTCTCGGTGGCGAGTTGGACCTATATGTACTGCCCATACCATATCAACTCGGGCGGTACAACAAACCTTGCTACTAATATTAGTTCTGCATCTTCTAACTACATCATATAGCATATATAGGTATCCTTAACATATGTTCATACCATTTGAACATGTCTCTCTCATCTTATGCTCTGTTGAGACtacaataaaatataaattatttacggataaaaatatttcttttcctacATTTCCTAGTAATTTCGTACATCCAACTCAATATTCCCATCTTAGCATTCTTAATTTCACAGGATTCAGATCCATAAAGCATCAGATTGGAGAAGAAACATTTTGACTAAAAAGATGGGCATTTCTTATTCCTTGTATATCATCAATAATATGTCTACTGGTATTTGAAGCCTATCTTCATACATAATCTCTCCATTGAAATAATGTTTTCCTGAATGTTTTCAGTCTGTTCCCAGTCAGGTTGACATGGAAATGAAAAGTTTTTCTTGTAACTGTAATTTtgtattttaagttattttataattaagTTTTTAGAATACTtagttctctgttcttccactatATTAATCTAAAGTGTAGATATCTTATTATGAAgatgtattcttttttttttgggtggtAAAGACAAGACATACTTGAACTTCTTTGGCAGGTTTGCCTATGTAATTATGCAGAGTCTTATAAAACTAAATTTGTAGAAGTGACTATGTTTGTACTTTGCCGATGGGGTTATTATAACATTGGTCCTGCTACTATTTTTTACTTTTCTTCTTCTGCTAAATCACTTCGCTGATGAAATCATATAGGTGATGATGTTAAGACTTAAAGAATTGACTAAAAGAATGCCGATGGGGTTATTATAACATGGCACATTGGTCCTGCTACTATTTTTTACTTTTCTTCTTCTGCTAAATCACTTAGCTGATGAAATCATATAGGTGATGATGCTAAGACTTAAATAATTGACTTAAAGAATTGCCCCAGTTCATCTACCATTATTGTTCAATTGTTGTCAGCTTTTCTGGTTATTGTTTTTCAAATGCCACTAGGTTTCTTTTGGCAGCCATGGACCGTTAGCTGCTACATAAATCCAATTCTATTGTTCCCCACAGTTACCAGAGGTGATTGGCAAAATGTGCTGCTGTAGATTTTCGTTTGAAAACTTAGTATTGACAACAACTCCACCTAAATTCTTAATGTGATGATTGTGCAAAGCTTCAAAGAAGATGATTGACTCCACCATGCTTCTCTTCCGTTGTTCAGATTCTCCTGGAGTACTGTTCCAAACATTAGCAATTGCCAGTTCATCTCATGAAATGACTGGTCTGGAATTGCATTTAGCATCTTAACTAAGCTCATTTTAATTTTGCTAAGAATTGAAAGTTTATCTTGTATGATATGGTACCGAAGTTAATTTATATGAAGCAAGCACTTGTACTGCCTGATTTCATTCAATACAAATAAAAGAATAATACTGATCAGTTATGTACCATATGGTCCATACCACAGTCCTTGCTCTGATTAGTGCAGCGTGCACCATAGTAACTGTTATTTGAAACCTTAATGTAAGAAAATTCTGAGAAAAAGGAACATTTTGCAATTCTGACAACTCATATATTATCGTAGTGCAAACGAGAAGGTTTCCTTGAAAAGATCAAAAATGAAGAGGGTGAAGGATGCAATGTCTATGGTTTCTTGGAAGTCAAAAAGGTGGGTGGAAATTTTCATTTTGCCCCTGGTAAAAGCTTCCAGCAGTCAAATATGCATGTGCATGACCTGCTTCCATTCCAAAAAGAAAGTTTTAATGTAAGCAATTCTGTGTAACTCTAATTTTAATTCTTAAGCTTGTTAGGAGCTTCTTGCTGTTGGTTCTGAACTAATATCTTCATGCTAACATATTTTGCTTCCATCTTTGTAATTCCAGATTAGCCACAAAATTAACAAATTAGCTTTTGGAGAATACTTTCCTGGTGTTGTCAACCCTCTTGATGGGTAACTTCCTTCATTTTTCCAGTCGTGTAATTTTACATGCTATTGTGCaatctctttttaattttttaagatgTGATATAACATCTACATGCTTGTTGAAAATATCAGAGTTCAGTGGGTGCAACACACACCAAATGGAATGTACCAATACTTCATCAAGGTTTGTAGTATCATAATGTTTCCTATTTAAGTTCATGAGACTGCACACTCTACATCCTATTTGTCATGATGCTGTTTCACACTACTATGCCTAAATGCTTATGTGTTGTATTTTCTCATTGTAATGCTATAATACTGATGAATATTAGTTTTTACAAATTCTGGATactaatttcttcttttgtaggttGTCCCTACTGTTTACACTGACATAAATGGCCGTACTATCCAGTCCAACCAGGTAAGTTTGACTGCTTATAGCAAACATTGTATCTGcagtttttttatatcaaatgatattTTATGATGTTTCTGCATATTGTTGTGCAGTTTTCGGTGACAGAGCATTTCAAGAGTGATGACACTGGCCGACTACAATCTGTCCCCGGAGTGTTTTTCTTCTATGATCTTTCCCCAATTAAGGTGACACTTCTATGCACATTACTTTATTTGTAAATTCCTGTGTCCTCAGCCATAACCACCTTTACTGCATTTATTCTTTTCCTGTAAGCTTCTCGAACAGCATGATTTATTCTGAGCCATAGTCATCAATTCacaattttcatatttttatccaGTTTATACTGTTATATTTGATAACCATTCcattttttgtttttagtttatCTTTTTGTTCATTATTATAAGAAATGTTTTCTGTTTAATTCTGGTTTAATCCAGATTATGAGAATAACATAATATCTGTCAGCTGTTCTGAGTCTTTTTTTATCCAACAGATGATACTTTTTATAGAGTTTATCCCAACTTGTAAATCAAATGTTGAATATGTATCATGGTGAGATCTTACAAGAATGCGCTTTACAGGTTACCTTCATGGAGGGACATGTATCTTTCTTACACTTCTTGACTAATGTTTGTGCAATTGTTGGAGGTATTACTTCCTATTATTCTTATCATTATTATCTTCTTGGTGAAGTTTTTTCTGCAAACCAGTTAAGTCTAGTCTGATTGGTTAAATGTGGAATTACATAAGTTTTTCATGTACAATTGAGTTTAATGAAGTTCACCTTTTGCTTGTTTATGAGTGAAAATGAATTATGATCAAGGAAATTAGGCAGTCTAGGTATGTTATCTACTAATTTTGTGTTTATAAAACACAACCAAGAAAACATGCACCGTACGAAGTGGAGCTGTTTAATACTTAATGGTGCTTTCTATTGAGGTTACACCTTCACTAAACCTAATACCATGGTTTTACATACTGgcccatttttttaaaaaaattattccctCCATTCAAACATTACATAATGTGTACTTGA of Musa acuminata AAA Group cultivar baxijiao chromosome BXJ2-3, Cavendish_Baxijiao_AAA, whole genome shotgun sequence contains these proteins:
- the LOC103976947 gene encoding uncharacterized protein LOC103976947 isoform X1 translates to MEGVFGKLRNLDAYPKINEDFYSRTLSGGIITIVSSIVMFLLFISELRLYLHAVTETKLVVDTSRGESLRINFDVTFPALSCSMLSLDAMDISGEEHLDVRHDIIKKRLDSHGNVIETRQDGIGSPKIEKPLQRHGGRLEHNETYCGSCYGAEASDEDCCNSCEEVREAYRKKGWGLSNPDLVDQGSSFRILDLSWRFVGMVHTDLYWCINTWYTGAYRWGLWRAMSRWRVGPICTAHTISTRACKREGFLEKIKNEEGEGCNVYGFLEVKKVGGNFHFAPGKSFQQSNMHVHDLLPFQKESFNISHKINKLAFGEYFPGVVNPLDGVQWVQHTPNGMYQYFIKVVPTVYTDINGRTIQSNQFSVTEHFKSDDTGRLQSVPGVFFFYDLSPIKVTFMEGHVSFLHFLTNVCAIVGGIFTVSGILDSFIYHGQRAIKKKMEIGKFS
- the LOC103976947 gene encoding uncharacterized protein LOC103976947 isoform X2 translates to MEGVFGKLRNLDAYPKINEDFYSRTLSGGIITIVSSIVMFLLFISELRLYLHAVTETKLVVDTSRGESLRINFDVTFPALSCSMLSLDAMDISGEEHLDVRHDIIKKRLDSHGNVIETRQDGIGSPKIEKPLQRHGGRLEHNETYCGSCYGAEASDEDCCNSCEEVREAYRKKGWGLSNPDLVDQGSSFRILDLSWRFVGMVHTDLYWCINTWYTGAYRWGLWRAMSRWRVGPICTAHTISTRACKREGFLEKIKNEEGEGCNVYGFLEVKKVGGNFHFAPGKSFQQSNMHVHDLLPFQKESFNISHKINKLAFGEYFPGVVNPLDGVQWVQHTPNGMYQYFIKVVPTVYTDINGRTIQSNQFSVTEHFKSDDTGRLQSVPGVFFFYDLSPIKVFLLFLEY
- the LOC103976947 gene encoding uncharacterized protein LOC103976947 isoform X3, with amino-acid sequence MEGVFGKLRNLDAYPKINEDFYSRTLSGGIITIVSSIVMFLLFISELRLYLHAVTETKLVVDTSRGESLRINFDVTFPALSCSMLSLDAMDISGEEHLDVRHDIIKKRLDSHGNVIETRQDGIGSPKIEKPLQRHGGRLEHNETYCGSCYGAEASDEDCCNSCEEVREAYRKKGWGLSNPDLVDQCKREGFLEKIKNEEGEGCNVYGFLEVKKVGGNFHFAPGKSFQQSNMHVHDLLPFQKESFNISHKINKLAFGEYFPGVVNPLDGVQWVQHTPNGMYQYFIKVVPTVYTDINGRTIQSNQFSVTEHFKSDDTGRLQSVPGVFFFYDLSPIKVTFMEGHVSFLHFLTNVCAIVGGIFTVSGILDSFIYHGQRAIKKKMEIGKFS